CGGCTTTGGCTGGTGGGATATTTCTTCGTGTCTCTCAGGACTGGAAATGATAAACCTTGGCTGCAGCCCTAAAAGGAATCGCTACCCAAACTAATCAGATTGATAATCAGCGCAAAATACAATACGCTTCAAAAGATCATTCACCGTCAGTCAGGAATTAATCCAAACCAGACAGAAACAGGTCGCTTTATATGCTGCTTTCCCCCCATTCGAATAAGCCGCTATCTCCTACTCGCTGTATTGTTCGCCCCGGACTCTCCGCCTATCTCCGACCACCGAAAGGCCCTACCGCATTATAGTACTTACGCACGTCATTACGTCGGCTCTGGTTATCAGATCCTGTTGGAGCCAGCAGCCCTGGGTTTTCGGTTCGGTTTTCAAAGCGAGCGAGTCGAGACCCCCTGCTCCTAATTTGTGGAGCTCTTCTATTCGACATTCTGGCCCGCTTGGCTGCTTTCCTCGCCCCATTCATCCTCACATTGCCAGCTAATGAGGCCCCTGTTGAAACGGCATTTGTCTCTACTATGACAGATGCTTCATTGGGCAACCCCAACATTTCCGAAATAACTTGGTCGGCATTGGTCCTGTATCTGCCGTGTCACCTGCACCGTAAAGTCGTAGCATATCTGCACTGTGGAAAGAACCCCGACAGTTTACTCCGACAGTTTGGTCCGTTCAAGTTATCACCGAGATCAGAACCTCCAACAGGAGTCGTTCAGCCAATGCGTGTCATGATACGGTATGATGTGGTATTCAACTCCCAAAATGACTTGGCCCTTTAAAAGCCAACGTGTCCCGACATAGGGATATCATCCAATGCCGAAACCCCATAGAAACCTGCTAGGAAATATGTCGTGTGAACCAACTTCAATATACAACAAAATGCCCATCGCCGCCTACTTTTCGCTCTCTAGCCTCCTCACTAGCCTTCTCATTCAATCCTCTAGGtgttcttcttccttgcctCGTCGTagccctcctcctcgctgtcctcctcctcctcttctccctccgTCTTCTCCTGGTCTGTCTTGCGTCTTCGGACCTTCATAGCCTCTCGAATCTTGCGGCTTGCTTCATCAAACCCGCCAGCCGAGTCCAGAGTAGTGAATCCGCTGATAGGGAATCCACCAGATCCAAACCCGCCCCCACTGCTGCTCGACCGGGATCGGCTGCGCGCTCGGGATGGTGGTCTTGTCGAGAAGATGCCAACCGTGCCAATGTTGCTGAACGAATCATTGCGTGGCAGTGCTCGGCTTGATTGCGTCGTGCTTCGTCGCGACAGAGCTGGTGGTGTCTCAGCATCGAACCCAGTGCTCGACTGGTCACTGTCTCGTCGTCTACGCGAAGTTGGAGACGTTGAAGCACCACCCTCGGTCTTGAACAGGTCAGGAACAAGGCGCACCTTGTCGAAATCATCAAACATCTCAGGGCCAAGAGTATTGATCACATCCGTCACCTGAGCGCTGAGCTCTGCTCTCCTGAGCCGCAGCTTGTGAATGTTATAGTTCGACGACGGATTCAGACACAGCATCAGCGGTCGCAGGGACTTGAAGATGTCCATGCCGACCTCGCCAAAGCGCAGGGATGCGAATGTGATGCCAACCATGAGGGGCCACACCATGAAGTAAACCAACCAGAAGGGCACCCAGTCAGGAACATGGCCCCAGAGCCGATCCTGCCAGACCTTCAACGACAAGATTATCGAATAAATATTGTAGAGCGTAGGTGCAAATCCCAGCGCTACCAGGATCTTCCACGTCGCCATGACATCTCGACCACGGATCTTGACCGTCGAACCTGCCAAagccgtcttggccttctgtCGACTGATGATCTTGGTGGCCACAAAGACTGGCGAGAAGAGGAGCAGCCCAGGCAAGGTGCAGATAAAGAGAAACAGGAGCTTGATGGAGCGGTAGATGGATAGGAACACAACCTTGATGGTTGACATCTTGGCATACTGCACCTGATGATCCTTGAGGTTCAGGTAACGCAGCTGCGAGTTGTACTCCTTGACCGCTGCGGACAAAGAAGTAATTCGTTCATCATTCTTGTACCGCTCATAACCCATACACAGCCTTCGGTTGAGCTCAATCACCACAGGCAGTGGGAGCTTCTTGCCAGTGGGGTTGTAGAGTCGCCGAGCCGCCTGGATCATCATCAGGCTGTCGTAGTCTGGCGCCGAGACGGTCACCGAGTTGAGTGCCTGGTAAACCATGTCCAGGACCTGACCGATAGCCTCGCGGCGCTGGTTGTTACAGTACAGCTCAACAAGGTGACGGGGAATCTCAAAGGGAGCGCCAAACTCGACAACAGCGCGCGAACGGAACTTGTGCGCATGGAAATAGTTCATTCCCACAGGCACAATCTTAAGCCCACAGTCGGGATCCTCGGCGAGAGTTCCCAGGGCCATGATAGCGACACCAGCCTTGAGAGGCAGAAGCTCAGTGCGATCATGACTACCTCCCTCTGGGAAGATACCCACACAACCACCGTTGCGCAGACGCGAGAAGACAGCCTCGTAGACCTTGGTCTGGTCAATATGAGGTGCCAGCTTGTACTTGGTGCCCTGGTATCCTGGGGCGGGACCCTTCACTGCCTTGTTGGTGAagttgccgtccttgtcaatGTCATCGCGGCCTGTAAGCTGTTCCAAGGCGAGCTTGCCCTTGAATGGTCGCTTCACGCGGATCTCCTCGGGTCCGAGAATCTGAGCGATATCGACACTGGCACCTGTCGTCTTCTTGCCAGGTGGAAGGAAGAGCATGCCCTGTATctcaccctcgccctcgccgaacTTGGTACCGATACCACGAACTAGAGTCGGGTCGTTGATGGGATCGGGAAGGTAAACGGTGCCAGTGGCGGGCTTGGCGGCATCCTGAGCGCGACCAACAGGCACGGAACCGACCTGGCGCGAGCCCCAGCCGATGAAGCCGTGGACGGACTTTTGGGCGATGAGAAGAGACGCTCGACGATTGGCCTCGTAGCGGAGGGTTCGCTGAAGAATAATGGCATCGACGAACTGATTTGAGGCCAATGTCAGCAAAaatcttcatcttccatgTCTGACCAAAGCTGCGCATCTCCCATCTCGGCGCTCTAGGCGCAAATCATGACAATTAACTGACCTGGTTCGCATGCGGCGCAGCAACAAACAGCACGGGGCCAGTCTGAGGAACGCGCCAGGCACCTCGAGGCACGACCTCGCGGAAGAACATGTCCACGATGTTGCCGACGCTGTAGAGGAACATGTCATACTTCCAGTTCACCATGGGATAGAGCTCCTTCTGCGGGGTTGGATTTGTCGCGGACTGCGGCGCTGCCGCGTCCTTTGTCCCAGCCTTTGCAGACATGGCAGgcgagcgaggaggaagccagcgctcttcaagatgcaCAAGATGTCAGGGTGTATAAGTCGAGGCGACAGGTAATCGGTATAGACaagaggttgaggacgaACGGGCCAGAGGCCTGCTAATGAGGGGCGGTTGAGGACCAGGGACAGCTGATAAAGATGGCTATCAGAAGCGAGCGAGGCGTGgtcggtggcggcggcgtcgtTCGAGGGAGCAAGGTATAGATCAAAGTAAGGACCGAGTATCGCCGACGAGTTTGATTCTGCCCGTGTCCTTCGGGTTCGGGTCTGGCGACAGAATGTGATGGGATGAGAATACAGAAATAGCTGGGGCTGGGGTTGGGGCCAGGGAGGGGAAGGCAAAAGACGAGGTGCCTGCCCAGGTGGGAAAGGTTGCTTCTGAAGCTGGGAAGCTACGACCAGGCCAAGGTGCTGGGCACGACGGGGAAGGTGCAGGTGCTTTCCCGTTGGACCTTTTTGACAGGGAATGATATtagagaagagaaaaggtAAAGGGAAGTTTATGACACCTACAAAGAAACGTGAAGCTGTAGACGTCTCCTATTTGATCTTTCCCTTATTTTccctctttttctcttccacttgaattttttttttgcaACTGACCGGGATACATGCAGCTCGCTGTGGATATCCAGACAATGGGTGCTCCATCCGGGCCGGGGCCCATTACACGCCCGTTTCTTGTGTCTTAGCCAGGCTCCAACAAACAGAACAGGCCGGCCCAGCAAGTTACAGCACGTCCCTCGGTGTCCAGAGTGAACTTCCGTGCCCGGCTGTTGTGACATGCCCCCCTGCGAGCTGTGAACCGTCACCCCACTTTCATCGGAGATCCGGTACGGATCATAGATGGTCAACGGATAGAGGCATCATGATGAGATCAAAGTCGCCTATCAAGCTATCCATTACTAACAAATAGTGTAC
This window of the Fusarium keratoplasticum isolate Fu6.1 chromosome 3, whole genome shotgun sequence genome carries:
- a CDS encoding PlsC domain-containing protein: MSAKAGTKDAAAPQSATNPTPQKELYPMVNWKYDMFLYSVGNIVDMFFREVVPRGAWRVPQTGPVLFVAAPHANQFVDAIILQRTLRYEANRRASLLIAQKSVHGFIGWGSRQVGSVPVGRAQDAAKPATGTVYLPDPINDPTLVRGIGTKFGEGEGEIQGMLFLPPGKKTTGASVDIAQILGPEEIRVKRPFKGKLALEQLTGRDDIDKDGNFTNKAVKGPAPGYQGTKYKLAPHIDQTKVYEAVFSRLRNGGCVGIFPEGGSHDRTELLPLKAGVAIMALGTLAEDPDCGLKIVPVGMNYFHAHKFRSRAVVEFGAPFEIPRHLVELYCNNQRREAIGQVLDMVYQALNSVTVSAPDYDSLMMIQAARRLYNPTGKKLPLPVVIELNRRLCMGYERYKNDERITSLSAAVKEYNSQLRYLNLKDHQVQYAKMSTIKVVFLSIYRSIKLLFLFICTLPGLLLFSPVFVATKIISRQKAKTALAGSTVKIRGRDVMATWKILVALGFAPTLYNIYSIILSLKVWQDRLWGHVPDWVPFWLVYFMVWPLMVGITFASLRFGEVGMDIFKSLRPLMLCLNPSSNYNIHKLRLRRAELSAQVTDVINTLGPEMFDDFDKVRLVPDLFKTEGGASTSPTSRRRRDSDQSSTGFDAETPPALSRRSTTQSSRALPRNDSFSNIGTVGIFSTRPPSRARSRSRSSSSGGGFGSGGFPISGFTTLDSAGGFDEASRKIREAMKVRRRKTDQEKTEGEEEEEDSEEEGYDEARKKNT